TCAGGCACGCCACCGCCAAGGAGGCGGGGGTCTTCCGACGGCTGACGAACTTCGGGCGGTACGTCATCGGCGACACCTACAGCGAGGCCAACCGAGGGCTGAGCGGGCGGGTCGTGGAGGACATCGCCCGGGAGCGCGGCCAGGAGCCCTTCCCGTGCCTGGTGGAGATCTGCGCCGCCGACGATCTGCGTACGGTCCTGTGGCCCATGCCCACCGACAACGACCCCGCGTCCTGGTCCCTGCGCGCCGAGACCTGGCAGCACGAGGACGTGCTGCTGGGCGGCTCGGACGCCGGGGCGCATCTGGACCGGATGTGCGGGGCGCCGTACACGACGCGGTTCCTCGGGGACTGTCTGCGGGGGCGGCGGCTGGTCGGCCTTGAGCAGGCGGTGAAGATGCTGACCGATGATCCGGCGCGGTTGTTCGGGCTGCGTGAGCGGGGCCGGGTGGAGGAGGGCTTCCATGCGGATCTGGTGCTCTTCGACCCGGAGCGGATCGACGCCGGCACGGCCAGCCTGGTGCACGACCTGCCGGGTGACAGCCCGCGGCTGGACTCCAAGGCGATCGGAGTGCGGGCCGTGTGGGTCAACGGGGTCGAGGCGATCCGGGACGACGTGGTGACCGGGGCCGTGCCGGGGCGCGTGCTGCGGTCGGGGCGGGACACCAGGACGGTGGCCACCAGGTGAGCGTCCGAGGTCCTGATGGTCTTGATGGTCCTGGTCGGCAGCGGTTGTTCGTGGGCGGGGCGTGGGTCGAGCCGGAGGGCGGGTACTACGCCGTCGTCGACCCGGCGTCCGAGGAGACCGTCGGGTGGGCTCCGGAGGCCTCGCGGGATCAGGTGCACGCGGCTTGTGCCGCGGCCCGCGAGGCCTTCGGGCCGTGGTCGCGGACGACGCCTCAGGAGCGGGCGGCCGTGCTGGCGCGGGCCGCGGACATCATCCGCGGCCACCTCGTGCCGTACGCCGAACTGGCGCAGGCCGAGACCGGCGCGACCACGGGGACGGCCCGGGGCATGCAGGTCGGTGTCGGGGCGGCCCGTTTCCGGCGGTACGCGCGCGTGGAGCCCGCCGAGTGGGCCATCCCGCCGCAGATCAACGAGGCCGGGCATGGGGGTACCTCCCACGCCTTCAAGGCAGTGGGGGAGGGGAAGGCTGGTGTGCTGGGCGCGCTGGCCGTCCGCCAGCCCGTCGGGGTGGTCACCTGCATCACCTCGTACAACAACCCGTGGGCCAACCCGGCCGGCAAGATCGCCCCCGCGCTGGCCATGGGCAACACGGTCGTCGTGAAACCGGCGCCGCAGGATCCGCTCTCCGTCTACCGGATGGCGGAGGCGCTGGAGGCGGCCGGGGTGCCGGCGGGTGTCGTGAACGTCGTCTCCGGGCGGGCCGTGGAGGTCGGTGAGGCGGCCGTGTCGTCCCCGGACGTCGACATGGTGAGCTTCACCGGCTCCACGGCGGTCGGGCAGCGCATCGCCGAGGTGTGCGGGCGGGACATGAAACGCCAGTTGATGGAGCTCGGCGGGAAGGGCGCGGCGGTCGTCTTCGACGACGCGGACCTCGGTTCGGCGGTGGCCGGGATCGGGACGACGTTCTCCTTCTACAGCGGGCAGATCTGCACGGCGCCGACGCGGGTGCTGGCCCAGCGGGGCGTGTACGACCGGCTGGTCGAGCAACTGGCCGTGTATGCCGGTCGGTTGAAGGTCGGGGATCCGCGTGAGGCGTCCACGATCGTCGGGCCGGTGATCTCGGCGGAGCACCGGGACCGGGTGGAGGCGTACGTGGAG
Above is a window of Streptomyces sp. DT2A-34 DNA encoding:
- a CDS encoding aldehyde dehydrogenase family protein, with amino-acid sequence MFVGGAWVEPEGGYYAVVDPASEETVGWAPEASRDQVHAACAAAREAFGPWSRTTPQERAAVLARAADIIRGHLVPYAELAQAETGATTGTARGMQVGVGAARFRRYARVEPAEWAIPPQINEAGHGGTSHAFKAVGEGKAGVLGALAVRQPVGVVTCITSYNNPWANPAGKIAPALAMGNTVVVKPAPQDPLSVYRMAEALEAAGVPAGVVNVVSGRAVEVGEAAVSSPDVDMVSFTGSTAVGQRIAEVCGRDMKRQLMELGGKGAAVVFDDADLGSAVAGIGTTFSFYSGQICTAPTRVLAQRGVYDRLVEQLAVYAGRLKVGDPREASTIVGPVISAEHRDRVEAYVETGRKEGAVVVTGGERPPYERGFYVAPTLLADCSNDMRVAREEIFGPVVSVIPFDEEEEGIALANDTDYGLIDYVWSGDVARAFRVARRLRAGGVGINTVGRNMEAPFGGFKKSGVGRDVGSYALHAYSEVQAIVWPG